From the genome of Populus alba chromosome 10, ASM523922v2, whole genome shotgun sequence, one region includes:
- the LOC118061559 gene encoding ethylene receptor 2 isoform X3, translating to MKVREFMLKKKAWDLGREVGIIMKQKEAGLHVRMLTQEIRKSLDRHTILYTTLVELSKTLGLQNCAVWMPNEIRTQMDLTHKLNLSSDNLSIPITDPDVVRIKQSEAVNILRSDSALAAASHGESCEPGPVAAIRMPTLLVCNFKGGTPEIIETCYAILVLVLPGGEPRSWTNQEVEIIKVVADQVAVALSHAAVLEESQLMREKLEEQNRALQQARKNAMMASKARGAFQKVMSDGMKRPMHSILGLISMIQDGNLSGEQRMIVDAMMRTSNVLSTLINDVIEISTKDSGRFPLEIRSFGLHAMIKEAACLAKCLCVYRGFCFSIEVDKSLPDHVMGDERRVFQVILHMVGNLLDRNNGGGSAVLRVFSENGSQERNDQKWTAWRQSISDGDVYIRFEFAINSSVSESEGSTSMSQLSGKRYASDGVEEGLSFSICKKLVHLMQGKIWMVPNSQGLAESMGFVLRFQLRSSISIAIPESGESSEHPHSNSLFRGLQVLLADADDLNRAVTRKLLEKLGCCVATVSSGFDCLSAIGPPASSFQIVLLDLQMPELDGFEIAVRIRKFRSRSWPLIIALTASSDDDVWDKCKQIGINGVIRKPVVLQGIANELRRVVLLANKAV from the exons A TGAAGGTGAGAGAATTCATGTTGAAGAAGAAGGCATGGGATCTTGGTCGTGAAGTTGGGATTATAATGAAACAGAAAGAAGCTGGGTTGCATGTTCGTATGCTTACTCAAGAGATTCGAAAATCGCTTGATAGACATACGATTCTGTATACTACCCTTGTTGAGTTATCAAAGACATTGGGGTTGCAAAATTGTGCTGTTTGGATGCCTAATGAAATTAGAACCCAGATGGACTTGACTCATAAGTTAAATTTGAGTTCAGATAATCTTTCAATTCCAATCACTGATCCCGATGTTGTTAGGATTAAACAAAGTGAAGCAGTAAACATTCTTAGGTCTGACTCTGCACTTGCTGCTGCAAGCCATGGGGAGTCTTGTGAGCCAGGGCCTGTAGCTGCAATTCGAATGCCGACACTTCTTGTCTGCAATTTCAAAGGAGGGACTCCTGAGATAATTGAGACCTGTTATGCAATATTGGTGCTGGTTCTCCCAGGTGGAGAACCCAGATCTTGGACCAACCAGGAAGTAGAGATAATTAAGGTGGTAGCTGATCAGGTGGCTGTGGCTCTCTCCCATGCTGCAGTTCTTGAAGAGTCCCAGCTTATGAGGGAGAAGTTGGAGGAGCAAAACCGAGCTCTACAACAGGCCAGAAAGAATGCAATGATGGCAAGCAAAGCTAGGGGTGCATTTCAGAAGGTAATGAGTGATGGGATGAAGAGGCCAATGCATTCGATCTTGGGTTTGATTTCAATGATACAGGATGGGAATTTGAGTGGTGAGCAACGAATGATTGTTGATGCAATGATGAGGACTAGCAATGTCCTATCAACATTGATAAATGATGTGATTGAAATTTCAACAAAGGATAGTGGAAGATTTCCTTTGGAGATTAGATCTTTTGGGTTACATGCCATGATCAAAGAAGCAGCTTGCCTTGCCAAATGCTTGTGTGTTTATAGGGGCTTCTGTTTTTCAATTGAGGTTGACAAGTCCCTGCCGGATCATGTTATGGGCGATGAAAGGAGGGTTTTTCAGGTGATTTTGCATATGGTTGGGAACCTACTTGATCGCAATAATGGAGGAGGGTCTGCAGTTCTTCGGGTTTTCTCTGAGAATGGAAGTCAGGAGAGGAATGATCAGAAATGGACAGCCTGGAGGCAAAGCATTTCTGATGGAGATGTATATATCAGATTTGAATTTGCAATAAACAGTAGTGTTTCTGAGTCAGAGGGCTCAACTTCAATGTCACAACTTAGTGGTAAGAGGTATGCTAGTGACGGTGTTGAGGAGGGCTTGAGCTTCAGCATTTGCAAAAAGCTGGTTCAT TTGATGCAAGGTAAGATCTGGATGGTGCCCAATTCTCAAGGCCTTGCTGAAAGCATGGGGTTTGTTCTTCGGTTTCAGCTTCGATCATCCATATCAATAGCCATCCCTGAATCTGGAGAATCCTCAGAGCACCCACATTCCAACTCTCTTTTCAGAGGTTTGCAGGTTCTATTAGCTGATGCTGATGATTTGAACAGAGCTGTGACTCGGAAGCTGCTTGAGAAGCTAGGTTGCTGTGTTGCTACTGTTTCATCTGGGTTTGACTGCCTTAGTGCTATTGGTCCACCTGCATCTTCTTTCCAAATAGTTCTTTTGGATCTTCAGATGCCTGAGCTAGATGGATTTGAAATTGCAGTGAGAATCCGGAAGTTTAGAAGTCGAAGTTGGCCTTTGATCATTGCCTTGACAGCAAGTTCTGATGACGATGTGTGGGACAAATGCAAGCAGATTGGGATCAATGGAGTCATTCGGAAACCAGTTGTTCTACAAGGAATTGCAAATGAGCTACGAAGAGTCGTGCTTCTGGCAAACAAGGCTGTTTGA
- the LOC118061559 gene encoding ethylene receptor 2 isoform X2, translating to MLKALAPGLLLIFLFLISASANDNEFSRCNCEDEGSLWSIDAILESQRVREFMLKKKAWDLGREVGIIMKQKEAGLHVRMLTQEIRKSLDRHTILYTTLVELSKTLGLQNCAVWMPNEIRTQMDLTHKLNLSSDNLSIPITDPDVVRIKQSEAVNILRSDSALAAASHGESCEPGPVAAIRMPTLLVCNFKGGTPEIIETCYAILVLVLPGGEPRSWTNQEVEIIKVVADQVAVALSHAAVLEESQLMREKLEEQNRALQQARKNAMMASKARGAFQKVMSDGMKRPMHSILGLISMIQDGNLSGEQRMIVDAMMRTSNVLSTLINDVIEISTKDSGRFPLEIRSFGLHAMIKEAACLAKCLCVYRGFCFSIEVDKSLPDHVMGDERRVFQVILHMVGNLLDRNNGGGSAVLRVFSENGSQERNDQKWTAWRQSISDGDVYIRFEFAINSSVSESEGSTSMSQLSGKRYASDGVEEGLSFSICKKLVHLMQGKIWMVPNSQGLAESMGFVLRFQLRSSISIAIPESGESSEHPHSNSLFRGLQVLLADADDLNRAVTRKLLEKLGCCVATVSSGFDCLSAIGPPASSFQIVLLDLQMPELDGFEIAVRIRKFRSRSWPLIIALTASSDDDVWDKCKQIGINGVIRKPVVLQGIANELRRVVLLANKAV from the exons ATGTTAAAAGCATTAGCTCCTGGGctgctgttgatttttttattcctgatatCAGCATCTGCGAACGACAACGAATTTTCTCGATGTAATTGTGAAGATGAGGGCAGTTTATGGAGCATAGACGCTATTCTTGAGAGCCAAAGA GTGAGAGAATTCATGTTGAAGAAGAAGGCATGGGATCTTGGTCGTGAAGTTGGGATTATAATGAAACAGAAAGAAGCTGGGTTGCATGTTCGTATGCTTACTCAAGAGATTCGAAAATCGCTTGATAGACATACGATTCTGTATACTACCCTTGTTGAGTTATCAAAGACATTGGGGTTGCAAAATTGTGCTGTTTGGATGCCTAATGAAATTAGAACCCAGATGGACTTGACTCATAAGTTAAATTTGAGTTCAGATAATCTTTCAATTCCAATCACTGATCCCGATGTTGTTAGGATTAAACAAAGTGAAGCAGTAAACATTCTTAGGTCTGACTCTGCACTTGCTGCTGCAAGCCATGGGGAGTCTTGTGAGCCAGGGCCTGTAGCTGCAATTCGAATGCCGACACTTCTTGTCTGCAATTTCAAAGGAGGGACTCCTGAGATAATTGAGACCTGTTATGCAATATTGGTGCTGGTTCTCCCAGGTGGAGAACCCAGATCTTGGACCAACCAGGAAGTAGAGATAATTAAGGTGGTAGCTGATCAGGTGGCTGTGGCTCTCTCCCATGCTGCAGTTCTTGAAGAGTCCCAGCTTATGAGGGAGAAGTTGGAGGAGCAAAACCGAGCTCTACAACAGGCCAGAAAGAATGCAATGATGGCAAGCAAAGCTAGGGGTGCATTTCAGAAGGTAATGAGTGATGGGATGAAGAGGCCAATGCATTCGATCTTGGGTTTGATTTCAATGATACAGGATGGGAATTTGAGTGGTGAGCAACGAATGATTGTTGATGCAATGATGAGGACTAGCAATGTCCTATCAACATTGATAAATGATGTGATTGAAATTTCAACAAAGGATAGTGGAAGATTTCCTTTGGAGATTAGATCTTTTGGGTTACATGCCATGATCAAAGAAGCAGCTTGCCTTGCCAAATGCTTGTGTGTTTATAGGGGCTTCTGTTTTTCAATTGAGGTTGACAAGTCCCTGCCGGATCATGTTATGGGCGATGAAAGGAGGGTTTTTCAGGTGATTTTGCATATGGTTGGGAACCTACTTGATCGCAATAATGGAGGAGGGTCTGCAGTTCTTCGGGTTTTCTCTGAGAATGGAAGTCAGGAGAGGAATGATCAGAAATGGACAGCCTGGAGGCAAAGCATTTCTGATGGAGATGTATATATCAGATTTGAATTTGCAATAAACAGTAGTGTTTCTGAGTCAGAGGGCTCAACTTCAATGTCACAACTTAGTGGTAAGAGGTATGCTAGTGACGGTGTTGAGGAGGGCTTGAGCTTCAGCATTTGCAAAAAGCTGGTTCAT TTGATGCAAGGTAAGATCTGGATGGTGCCCAATTCTCAAGGCCTTGCTGAAAGCATGGGGTTTGTTCTTCGGTTTCAGCTTCGATCATCCATATCAATAGCCATCCCTGAATCTGGAGAATCCTCAGAGCACCCACATTCCAACTCTCTTTTCAGAGGTTTGCAGGTTCTATTAGCTGATGCTGATGATTTGAACAGAGCTGTGACTCGGAAGCTGCTTGAGAAGCTAGGTTGCTGTGTTGCTACTGTTTCATCTGGGTTTGACTGCCTTAGTGCTATTGGTCCACCTGCATCTTCTTTCCAAATAGTTCTTTTGGATCTTCAGATGCCTGAGCTAGATGGATTTGAAATTGCAGTGAGAATCCGGAAGTTTAGAAGTCGAAGTTGGCCTTTGATCATTGCCTTGACAGCAAGTTCTGATGACGATGTGTGGGACAAATGCAAGCAGATTGGGATCAATGGAGTCATTCGGAAACCAGTTGTTCTACAAGGAATTGCAAATGAGCTACGAAGAGTCGTGCTTCTGGCAAACAAGGCTGTTTGA
- the LOC118061559 gene encoding ethylene receptor 2 isoform X1 produces MLKALAPGLLLIFLFLISASANDNEFSRCNCEDEGSLWSIDAILESQRVSDFLIAVAYFSIPIELLYFVSCSNIPFKWVLFEFIAFIVLCGLTHLINGMTYGPHTFQLMLALTVFKILTALVSCATAITLFTLIPLLLKVKVREFMLKKKAWDLGREVGIIMKQKEAGLHVRMLTQEIRKSLDRHTILYTTLVELSKTLGLQNCAVWMPNEIRTQMDLTHKLNLSSDNLSIPITDPDVVRIKQSEAVNILRSDSALAAASHGESCEPGPVAAIRMPTLLVCNFKGGTPEIIETCYAILVLVLPGGEPRSWTNQEVEIIKVVADQVAVALSHAAVLEESQLMREKLEEQNRALQQARKNAMMASKARGAFQKVMSDGMKRPMHSILGLISMIQDGNLSGEQRMIVDAMMRTSNVLSTLINDVIEISTKDSGRFPLEIRSFGLHAMIKEAACLAKCLCVYRGFCFSIEVDKSLPDHVMGDERRVFQVILHMVGNLLDRNNGGGSAVLRVFSENGSQERNDQKWTAWRQSISDGDVYIRFEFAINSSVSESEGSTSMSQLSGKRYASDGVEEGLSFSICKKLVHLMQGKIWMVPNSQGLAESMGFVLRFQLRSSISIAIPESGESSEHPHSNSLFRGLQVLLADADDLNRAVTRKLLEKLGCCVATVSSGFDCLSAIGPPASSFQIVLLDLQMPELDGFEIAVRIRKFRSRSWPLIIALTASSDDDVWDKCKQIGINGVIRKPVVLQGIANELRRVVLLANKAV; encoded by the exons ATGTTAAAAGCATTAGCTCCTGGGctgctgttgatttttttattcctgatatCAGCATCTGCGAACGACAACGAATTTTCTCGATGTAATTGTGAAGATGAGGGCAGTTTATGGAGCATAGACGCTATTCTTGAGAGCCAAAGAGTGAGTGATTTCTTGATTGCTGTGGCCTATTTTTCAATCCCTATTGAGCTGCTGTACTTCGTTAGCTGCTCAAATATCCCATTTAAATGGGTTCTCTTTGAGTTCATTGCTTTCATTGTTCTATGTGGATTGACCCATTTGATCAATGGCATGACCTATGGCCCCCACACATTTCAGCTTATGCTTGCCCTAACTGTCTTCAAGATATTAACTGCTCTGGTTTCTTGTGCCACTGCTATTACTCTCTTCACTCTCATTCCTTTGCTTCTCAAAGTGAAGGTGAGAGAATTCATGTTGAAGAAGAAGGCATGGGATCTTGGTCGTGAAGTTGGGATTATAATGAAACAGAAAGAAGCTGGGTTGCATGTTCGTATGCTTACTCAAGAGATTCGAAAATCGCTTGATAGACATACGATTCTGTATACTACCCTTGTTGAGTTATCAAAGACATTGGGGTTGCAAAATTGTGCTGTTTGGATGCCTAATGAAATTAGAACCCAGATGGACTTGACTCATAAGTTAAATTTGAGTTCAGATAATCTTTCAATTCCAATCACTGATCCCGATGTTGTTAGGATTAAACAAAGTGAAGCAGTAAACATTCTTAGGTCTGACTCTGCACTTGCTGCTGCAAGCCATGGGGAGTCTTGTGAGCCAGGGCCTGTAGCTGCAATTCGAATGCCGACACTTCTTGTCTGCAATTTCAAAGGAGGGACTCCTGAGATAATTGAGACCTGTTATGCAATATTGGTGCTGGTTCTCCCAGGTGGAGAACCCAGATCTTGGACCAACCAGGAAGTAGAGATAATTAAGGTGGTAGCTGATCAGGTGGCTGTGGCTCTCTCCCATGCTGCAGTTCTTGAAGAGTCCCAGCTTATGAGGGAGAAGTTGGAGGAGCAAAACCGAGCTCTACAACAGGCCAGAAAGAATGCAATGATGGCAAGCAAAGCTAGGGGTGCATTTCAGAAGGTAATGAGTGATGGGATGAAGAGGCCAATGCATTCGATCTTGGGTTTGATTTCAATGATACAGGATGGGAATTTGAGTGGTGAGCAACGAATGATTGTTGATGCAATGATGAGGACTAGCAATGTCCTATCAACATTGATAAATGATGTGATTGAAATTTCAACAAAGGATAGTGGAAGATTTCCTTTGGAGATTAGATCTTTTGGGTTACATGCCATGATCAAAGAAGCAGCTTGCCTTGCCAAATGCTTGTGTGTTTATAGGGGCTTCTGTTTTTCAATTGAGGTTGACAAGTCCCTGCCGGATCATGTTATGGGCGATGAAAGGAGGGTTTTTCAGGTGATTTTGCATATGGTTGGGAACCTACTTGATCGCAATAATGGAGGAGGGTCTGCAGTTCTTCGGGTTTTCTCTGAGAATGGAAGTCAGGAGAGGAATGATCAGAAATGGACAGCCTGGAGGCAAAGCATTTCTGATGGAGATGTATATATCAGATTTGAATTTGCAATAAACAGTAGTGTTTCTGAGTCAGAGGGCTCAACTTCAATGTCACAACTTAGTGGTAAGAGGTATGCTAGTGACGGTGTTGAGGAGGGCTTGAGCTTCAGCATTTGCAAAAAGCTGGTTCAT TTGATGCAAGGTAAGATCTGGATGGTGCCCAATTCTCAAGGCCTTGCTGAAAGCATGGGGTTTGTTCTTCGGTTTCAGCTTCGATCATCCATATCAATAGCCATCCCTGAATCTGGAGAATCCTCAGAGCACCCACATTCCAACTCTCTTTTCAGAGGTTTGCAGGTTCTATTAGCTGATGCTGATGATTTGAACAGAGCTGTGACTCGGAAGCTGCTTGAGAAGCTAGGTTGCTGTGTTGCTACTGTTTCATCTGGGTTTGACTGCCTTAGTGCTATTGGTCCACCTGCATCTTCTTTCCAAATAGTTCTTTTGGATCTTCAGATGCCTGAGCTAGATGGATTTGAAATTGCAGTGAGAATCCGGAAGTTTAGAAGTCGAAGTTGGCCTTTGATCATTGCCTTGACAGCAAGTTCTGATGACGATGTGTGGGACAAATGCAAGCAGATTGGGATCAATGGAGTCATTCGGAAACCAGTTGTTCTACAAGGAATTGCAAATGAGCTACGAAGAGTCGTGCTTCTGGCAAACAAGGCTGTTTGA